One region of Flavobacterium sp. GSB-24 genomic DNA includes:
- a CDS encoding DUF5977 domain-containing protein yields the protein MKYFILFKKASGFLLSLILFLSFSITLQAQTENSSPTPNFAPKTPEAAAFLKYGEYPVDLSTGVPGISIPLYNIEINGFKLPISLDYHASGIKVNQEATWVGLGWNLNAGAQVILSPRDEIDENNPYIDDIPDDDGIIAFFKLHPYKHNDVLALNSNLDQSRVKDLYVFSSPTANGSFYIKNFANNEVVTIPPNAFKVDLIGTSRENMKFKITDPQGNVYSLNTTEVSLRTMTHDDRYISAWFVDEIKTPSNNKINFTYQDDGGFNDISTFQRIQVIKRAVSKKEGANDGICAEIPLITTRLGNLITQTSNTQTLSKKIKEIVFNDGKSRVLFTKTDGRLDVINGNGFLNKLEIQHLEFDGFLSTKGFVFQYSYFEEANGSVDYSGKRLKLNKIIDLNGQEQQSFVYSNIEIPNKNSKAQDYFGYYNGALSNTDMIPKHFLASPYVIEVGKGDRRVNTSLNQAGILKEIHYPTKGYTKFNYETNQFYGVDTFGKYESSNVNGSVIQGTGGAVPVKERPGIDGMVCDNTDPQDCVNYVSLPFTAINGEGLLSFKLNKPAGDDPTLYKYHYAKVRVISGGNEVYNSGSLVGQEYNVPISLPGSGTIEVEVYGQYYSVQNLQLKYVNYDPAPKNVFGSGLRIRNIENYNFDNTLLSKKEYDYSDIGDHNISSGKLINDLITSYISQPFTNYNFMTCGTGEDYQTSGCFAASDVNTSFDISSNSRYGIEGNSVVYKYVKESQIDVQNHLNNGYTLYEFTTNADDFPFGNNNTALQINTTWKRGKVLNKKIFKAVAGSNYLLEEEKNAYFEDASKTSYYSGFKMFRRAKTNIVEYPTNPLTLLCPYNADGYDIKVLDIIEPLTYDIPILWYYQKTSEKTSYFYNSSNSLTGKVATTTNFNYNNPSHLQLSSQTTTNSKGEILESKYFYAGDTEMATKPFVNELNNAYMIGIPLNTQTFKGGVKVSEQLTNYDKSLSTNNLLLPKAVYANKGAAVIDLNADKKITYDLYDDKGNVLQYTPESGIPVSIVWGYNKTHPIAKIDNVAYSSISPEIITNLQTLSNSDHDNCMSDNCSEQLLRNALNSFRDSLPDAFVSTYTYNPLVGVTSVTDPKGLSSYYEYDKEGRLRFIKDKDLNILQKYCYNYKGQTIDCGDNSSGSVVIYKSEAQNGSFTKNNCSSGGTGSSVIYNQAEGVAISTISQADANTLGLAKFNADGQSYANSNGYCTYYSTAQSGSFIKNNCSAGGTGSSVSYSQGAGILTSTISQADADALGVAKFNADGQSYANANGYCTYYSAAQSGTFNKNDCALGGAGSSVFYSQAAGVVTSTNSQAEADALGLAKFNTDGQVYANANGYCTFYSAVQNGSFTKNNCSAGGVGSSVAYSQSAGALTSTTSQADADALGYSKFITDGQNYANANGYCTYYSAAQSGLFTKNNCASGGTGSSVSYSQSAGVVTSTSSQAEADALGYSKFISDGQIYANANGYCTYYSIARSNFFVKNNCPPGGYGAMVTYNQAAGAVTSTISQADADALGLAKFNTDGQFNANVNGYCTFYSAAQSGSFTKNNCSPGSTGSSVVYTQDSGVLSSNISQADADGIGLAKFYADGQAYANANGYCTYYSAAMTGQFTKNNCAAGGYGSTVTYSQPAGFMTSTSSQADADALGLYFFNANGQSYANANGYCTFYSSPQYGSFTKNNCPSGSAGSTVAYGQNWGVLSSTISQADADALGYSKFITDGQAYANANGYCTYYSAAQSGSFTKNNCASGGTGSTVVYTQGAGVSTSTISQADADALGYSKFLNDGQAYANANGNCTFYNDAVSKIFFRNNCPANTDPGTFTYSVPFGAYTSNISQAHADQQAQNAINTYGQNAANLEAVCTFYNVAKSGTFNRNNCGANYIGGTVVYSVSAHSYSSTISQEDADNKAQADVNNNGQVYANTNGTCTAIPQPVTFTYEYLFSSTAKLLYLDVYASTANHSGATLYFNITYVRLVGTQQSTQSSTVVVNPQMADQSFAISVNAKSIVSVELVNIVRN from the coding sequence ATGAAATATTTTATACTTTTCAAAAAGGCGTCAGGTTTTCTGCTGTCTTTAATATTGTTTTTGAGTTTTTCAATAACACTGCAAGCTCAAACAGAAAATAGTTCTCCAACACCGAATTTTGCACCTAAAACACCTGAAGCAGCTGCATTTTTAAAATATGGAGAATATCCTGTTGATTTATCTACTGGTGTACCAGGTATTTCAATACCATTATATAATATTGAGATAAATGGATTTAAACTTCCAATTTCTCTAGACTATCATGCATCTGGGATTAAAGTAAATCAAGAAGCTACATGGGTTGGTTTAGGATGGAATTTAAATGCTGGCGCTCAGGTGATTCTAAGTCCAAGAGATGAAATAGATGAAAATAATCCTTATATTGATGATATTCCTGATGATGACGGAATAATTGCCTTTTTTAAACTTCATCCTTATAAACATAATGATGTTTTGGCATTAAATTCAAATCTTGACCAATCGAGAGTAAAAGATTTATATGTGTTTTCTTCTCCCACAGCAAATGGAAGTTTTTATATAAAAAATTTTGCAAACAATGAAGTTGTAACAATACCTCCAAACGCATTTAAAGTAGATTTGATAGGAACAAGTAGGGAAAATATGAAATTTAAAATAACTGACCCACAAGGGAATGTGTATTCATTAAATACTACAGAGGTATCGCTTCGAACTATGACACATGACGATAGATATATTAGTGCCTGGTTTGTAGATGAAATCAAAACTCCTTCCAATAACAAAATTAATTTTACATATCAGGACGACGGTGGTTTTAATGATATAAGCACTTTTCAAAGAATACAGGTAATTAAAAGGGCCGTAAGTAAAAAAGAAGGAGCTAACGACGGAATTTGTGCTGAAATTCCATTGATAACAACCCGACTTGGAAACTTAATAACTCAGACGTCTAATACGCAGACACTTTCAAAAAAAATAAAAGAGATCGTTTTTAATGATGGTAAATCCAGAGTGTTATTTACAAAAACAGATGGGAGACTTGATGTTATTAATGGAAATGGTTTTTTAAATAAACTTGAAATTCAGCACCTTGAATTTGATGGCTTTTTATCGACAAAAGGTTTTGTTTTTCAATATTCCTATTTTGAAGAAGCTAATGGAAGTGTTGATTATTCGGGAAAGAGATTAAAATTAAATAAGATTATTGATCTCAATGGACAGGAACAGCAAAGCTTTGTGTATTCTAATATAGAAATCCCAAATAAAAATTCGAAGGCGCAGGACTATTTTGGGTATTATAACGGGGCTCTTAGTAATACTGATATGATACCAAAGCACTTTCTTGCTTCTCCTTATGTGATAGAAGTAGGGAAAGGAGATAGAAGGGTGAATACTTCTCTGAATCAAGCTGGTATTCTAAAAGAAATTCATTATCCAACCAAAGGTTACACTAAATTTAATTATGAAACTAATCAATTTTATGGTGTTGATACTTTTGGTAAATATGAATCAAGTAATGTTAACGGAAGTGTAATTCAGGGAACTGGGGGGGCAGTACCAGTAAAAGAAAGACCGGGTATTGATGGTATGGTATGTGACAATACAGATCCACAAGATTGTGTAAATTATGTATCATTACCTTTTACAGCCATAAATGGTGAAGGATTGTTAAGTTTTAAATTAAATAAACCTGCTGGAGATGATCCAACATTATACAAATACCACTATGCAAAAGTCAGGGTTATTTCTGGCGGAAATGAAGTATATAATTCCGGAAGTTTAGTTGGGCAGGAATATAATGTGCCAATTTCTCTTCCTGGCTCAGGCACAATAGAGGTTGAAGTTTATGGACAATATTATAGTGTACAAAACTTGCAGCTTAAATATGTTAATTATGATCCAGCACCCAAAAATGTTTTTGGGTCAGGTCTTCGCATTAGAAATATTGAAAATTATAATTTTGATAATACTTTACTTTCTAAAAAGGAATATGACTATTCTGATATAGGTGATCATAATATTTCCAGTGGTAAATTAATAAATGATTTAATTACTTCATATATCTCTCAACCATTCACAAATTATAATTTTATGACTTGTGGAACAGGTGAAGATTATCAAACCTCAGGATGTTTTGCAGCATCAGATGTTAATACGAGTTTTGATATTTCTTCAAATTCAAGATATGGTATTGAAGGAAATTCGGTAGTATATAAATATGTAAAGGAAAGTCAAATTGATGTACAGAATCATCTGAACAATGGGTACACTTTATATGAATTTACAACAAATGCTGATGATTTTCCTTTCGGGAACAATAACACCGCTTTACAAATCAATACTACATGGAAAAGAGGAAAGGTTTTAAATAAGAAGATTTTTAAAGCTGTGGCAGGAAGTAATTATTTGTTAGAGGAAGAGAAAAATGCTTATTTTGAAGATGCATCGAAAACTTCTTATTACAGTGGTTTTAAGATGTTTAGAAGAGCTAAGACGAATATCGTTGAATATCCAACCAACCCACTTACATTACTTTGTCCCTATAATGCTGATGGATATGATATAAAAGTATTGGATATTATAGAGCCACTAACTTATGATATTCCAATTTTGTGGTATTATCAGAAAACGTCAGAGAAAACGAGTTATTTTTATAACTCATCTAATAGTTTGACGGGAAAAGTAGCGACTACCACCAATTTTAATTACAATAATCCTTCGCATCTTCAATTAAGTTCGCAAACAACTACAAATTCAAAGGGCGAAATTTTAGAATCAAAGTATTTTTATGCGGGAGATACAGAAATGGCCACTAAACCATTTGTAAATGAGTTGAACAATGCTTACATGATTGGAATTCCTTTAAATACACAGACATTTAAAGGTGGAGTTAAAGTATCAGAGCAATTAACTAATTACGATAAAAGTCTTTCCACAAATAATTTATTACTTCCTAAAGCTGTATATGCTAACAAAGGCGCAGCAGTGATAGATTTAAATGCAGACAAGAAAATTACATATGATTTGTATGATGATAAAGGAAATGTTTTGCAGTATACTCCTGAGAGTGGAATTCCGGTTTCAATTGTATGGGGATACAATAAGACACACCCCATCGCTAAAATTGATAATGTAGCTTACTCTTCTATTTCTCCAGAAATAATCACAAATCTGCAGACTCTTTCCAATAGTGACCATGATAATTGTATGTCTGATAATTGTTCAGAACAGTTATTGCGAAATGCATTAAACTCATTTAGAGATTCTCTTCCAGATGCATTTGTTTCAACATATACCTACAATCCGCTTGTAGGAGTTACAAGTGTAACAGATCCAAAGGGATTATCTTCTTATTATGAATATGATAAAGAAGGCAGGTTAAGATTTATAAAGGATAAAGACTTAAATATACTTCAGAAATACTGTTACAATTATAAAGGCCAGACAATTGACTGTGGAGATAATTCATCAGGCAGTGTTGTAATTTATAAAAGCGAAGCACAGAACGGTTCATTTACAAAAAATAACTGCTCTTCTGGTGGTACTGGTTCAAGTGTAATATATAATCAGGCTGAAGGGGTAGCAATTTCTACAATTTCACAAGCTGATGCAAACACATTAGGACTGGCTAAATTCAATGCAGATGGACAGTCTTACGCCAACTCTAATGGATATTGTACTTATTACAGCACTGCCCAAAGCGGCTCATTTATTAAAAATAATTGTTCTGCGGGAGGAACTGGATCAAGTGTGTCTTATAGCCAAGGTGCTGGAATTTTAACTTCGACAATTTCTCAGGCAGATGCAGATGCGTTAGGTGTGGCAAAGTTCAATGCTGATGGTCAATCGTATGCCAATGCAAATGGATATTGTACATATTACAGTGCTGCCCAAAGTGGAACATTTAACAAAAATGATTGTGCTCTGGGCGGAGCAGGTTCAAGTGTATTTTACAGTCAAGCGGCTGGAGTTGTTACTTCAACAAACTCTCAGGCAGAAGCAGATGCATTAGGATTGGCTAAATTCAATACGGACGGACAAGTTTATGCTAATGCGAATGGTTATTGTACTTTTTACAGTGCAGTGCAAAATGGTTCTTTTACCAAAAATAATTGTTCTGCTGGGGGAGTAGGGTCATCTGTTGCTTACAGTCAATCAGCAGGAGCTTTAACATCTACGACTTCTCAAGCAGATGCAGATGCTTTAGGATATTCTAAATTTATTACGGATGGTCAAAATTATGCGAATGCCAATGGCTACTGTACCTATTATAGTGCTGCTCAAAGCGGATTATTTACTAAGAATAATTGTGCTTCAGGAGGCACAGGTTCTAGTGTATCTTACAGTCAATCAGCTGGAGTTGTTACTTCGACAAGTTCTCAAGCAGAAGCAGATGCATTAGGATATTCAAAGTTTATTAGTGATGGTCAGATATATGCTAATGCAAACGGATACTGCACATATTACAGCATTGCACGAAGTAATTTTTTTGTTAAGAATAATTGTCCCCCTGGTGGATATGGTGCAATGGTCACTTATAACCAAGCGGCAGGAGCAGTTACATCAACAATATCTCAGGCAGATGCAGATGCTTTAGGACTTGCTAAATTTAATACTGATGGTCAATTTAATGCGAATGTCAATGGGTATTGTACTTTTTACAGTGCTGCACAAAGCGGTTCATTTACCAAAAATAATTGTAGTCCTGGATCAACAGGTTCAAGCGTAGTTTATACTCAAGATAGCGGAGTGTTATCTTCTAATATTTCACAAGCTGACGCTGATGGTATAGGATTAGCAAAGTTTTATGCTGATGGTCAGGCTTATGCTAATGCAAATGGTTATTGTACATATTATAGTGCCGCAATGACTGGTCAATTTACCAAGAATAACTGTGCTGCCGGAGGATATGGATCAACCGTGACATACTCTCAGCCTGCTGGTTTCATGACATCGACATCCTCACAGGCAGACGCTGATGCATTAGGATTGTATTTCTTTAATGCGAATGGTCAATCGTATGCCAATGCAAATGGATATTGTACTTTTTACAGTTCTCCCCAATATGGATCATTTACTAAAAACAATTGTCCTTCAGGAAGTGCTGGTTCAACTGTCGCTTATGGGCAAAACTGGGGTGTTTTAAGTTCAACAATTTCACAGGCAGATGCAGATGCTTTAGGATATTCTAAATTTATTACAGATGGACAAGCTTATGCCAATGCTAATGGATATTGTACTTATTATAGTGCAGCACAAAGCGGTTCTTTTACCAAAAATAATTGTGCTTCAGGAGGAACGGGCTCAACAGTAGTCTATACTCAAGGAGCTGGGGTCTCTACATCTACAATTTCACAGGCCGATGCCGATGCACTAGGATATTCTAAATTTCTTAATGATGGACAAGCTTACGCCAATGCAAATGGTAATTGTACATTCTACAATGATGCTGTAAGTAAAATATTTTTTAGAAACAATTGTCCGGCAAATACAGATCCCGGCACATTTACTTATTCAGTACCTTTCGGTGCTTATACAAGTAATATATCTCAGGCACACGCTGATCAGCAAGCACAAAATGCAATCAATACCTATGGGCAAAATGCGGCAAATTTAGAAGCTGTTTGTACATTTTATAATGTAGCTAAATCTGGAACTTTTAATAGAAATAATTGCGGTGCAAATTATATAGGTGGTACAGTTGTTTACAGTGTGAGCGCACATTCCTATAGTTCTACAATTTCTCAGGAAGATGCAGATAACAAGGCCCAAGCCGATGTTAATAATAATGGACAGGTTTATGCTAATACAAATGGAACTTGCACAGCTATTCCTCAGCCGGTAACTTTTACTTATGAATATCTTTTTAGCAGCACAGCTAAGTTACTTTATCTTGATGTATATGCTTCTACAGCAAATCATTCTGGTGCAACTTTGTATTTTAACATAACATATGTTCGTTTAGTAGGAACTCAACAATCCACCCAGTCTTCTACTGTAGTGGTCAATCCTCAAATGGCAGATCAAAGTTTTGCAATTTCAGTAAATGCAAAAAGTATTGTAAGTGTTGAACTTGTAAACATTGTTAGAAATTAA
- a CDS encoding T9SS type A sorting domain-containing protein: MSFIIHSQDILWEKSYGGTHADYLFDAQPTADYGFILAGSSLSNKTGNKAEDNHGDLDYWIWKMTEKGELDWQKSFGGSGFDMLQSIKNTSDGGFILAGTSSSAKSFQKKENCKGLSDFWVIKLNAAGDEQWQRTIGGIGQEELLCAFQTKDGGYILGGSSSSSPNSISTSKFDEKSLITDPYAKSEKSRGNMDYWIVKLDKQGVIEWQKTYGGQYADLLRSMEQTSDNGYILAGYSNSPISGDKTEGNKGAGDYWVLKLNDTGEIQWQKAYGADGDDQPYVIHQTKDGGYIIGGNSNSSGALSSQGGIVGNGTDYWILKLDEEGEVVWSKTFDFGKVDILTSLVENNDGTYLIGGHARNSAPRSGGGLMSKAASLIVKEKDGINDYIALKINDQGEEIWSKTVGSGGEDILRKLIETRDGGYLMAGTSNSGSSKDKNSNIGSNDFWVVKLKDKAKVEKVKASIEAIPNPVSTYTNVIIGYDFNKGTASVVDMLGRTLQNFEISSRTVPVDLSYYAEGIYIIKIQTDVKTESVKVIKRITGK, translated from the coding sequence GTGTCTTTTATTATCCATTCTCAAGATATACTTTGGGAAAAATCCTATGGAGGCACACATGCTGATTACCTTTTTGATGCCCAGCCAACAGCCGATTATGGCTTTATTTTGGCTGGAAGTTCACTTTCTAATAAAACGGGAAATAAGGCAGAAGACAATCATGGAGATTTAGATTATTGGATCTGGAAGATGACCGAAAAGGGAGAACTGGACTGGCAGAAAAGTTTTGGCGGTTCTGGTTTTGATATGCTTCAAAGTATCAAAAATACCAGTGACGGCGGATTTATTCTTGCAGGAACTTCAAGCTCAGCTAAGAGTTTTCAAAAGAAAGAAAATTGTAAAGGTCTTTCAGATTTTTGGGTAATTAAACTTAATGCAGCCGGAGATGAGCAGTGGCAGAGAACAATTGGAGGAATTGGTCAGGAAGAATTACTCTGTGCCTTTCAAACAAAGGATGGAGGTTATATTCTTGGAGGTTCTTCCAGCTCAAGTCCGAATTCTATCTCCACTTCAAAATTTGACGAAAAATCCTTAATAACCGATCCTTATGCTAAGTCGGAAAAAAGCAGAGGAAATATGGATTATTGGATCGTTAAATTAGATAAGCAAGGTGTAATAGAATGGCAGAAAACCTATGGTGGTCAATATGCAGATTTATTAAGGAGTATGGAGCAGACTTCGGATAACGGTTATATTCTGGCAGGTTATTCGAATTCACCTATTTCAGGCGATAAAACAGAAGGAAATAAAGGAGCTGGTGATTATTGGGTTTTAAAGCTTAATGATACAGGAGAAATTCAATGGCAGAAGGCTTATGGAGCAGATGGAGATGACCAGCCGTATGTAATACACCAGACTAAAGACGGCGGTTATATTATTGGCGGAAACTCAAACAGTTCTGGTGCATTGAGTAGTCAAGGTGGCATAGTCGGAAATGGAACTGATTATTGGATTTTAAAGCTGGATGAAGAAGGAGAGGTTGTCTGGAGTAAAACATTTGATTTTGGAAAAGTTGATATTTTAACATCGCTGGTAGAAAACAATGATGGAACTTATTTAATCGGAGGCCATGCACGTAATTCTGCTCCGAGATCAGGCGGCGGGCTAATGTCAAAAGCAGCAAGTTTGATTGTTAAAGAAAAAGATGGTATTAACGATTATATAGCTTTAAAAATTAACGATCAAGGAGAAGAAATTTGGAGCAAGACTGTAGGAAGCGGTGGAGAAGATATTCTTAGAAAGTTAATAGAAACTCGTGACGGCGGTTATCTGATGGCTGGTACATCTAATTCTGGTTCATCAAAAGATAAAAATTCCAATATCGGCTCTAATGACTTCTGGGTTGTAAAACTTAAGGATAAAGCCAAGGTAGAAAAAGTTAAAGCAAGCATTGAAGCTATCCCGAACCCAGTTTCGACTTATACCAATGTGATTATCGGCTATGATTTTAATAAAGGAACAGCAAGTGTTGTGGATATGTTAGGCCGCACACTACAGAATTTTGAAATCTCGAGTAGAACGGTTCCAGTTGACTTAAGTTACTATGCTGAAGGAATCTACATTATTAAAATCCAGACCGATGTTAAAACCGAATCGGTTAAAGTAATTAAAAGAATAACAGGTAAATAA
- a CDS encoding carbohydrate kinase yields MINNKKLKAVAFGEVLWDIFGNEKKIGGAPLNVALRMKALGADVNMISCVGNDMDGEAIIAEVKRLGLDTDTILKSDDFPTGLVYVTLDESKSATYEILYPSAWDKIIPNDTARKSVQEADVLIYGSLVCRDEVSRQALEELLITNAYKVFDVNLRKPNYTYEILQQLMQSADFIKFNDEEITEISQALDSPFHTLEENMNFICSLTNAKAICVTKGKDGALLLWDKNLYSNSGYTVNVADTVGAGDSFLGALVTSLLTGKEPQEALNFACATGALVAGSDGANPEIPLVAIDDLINKN; encoded by the coding sequence ATGATTAACAACAAAAAACTTAAAGCTGTCGCTTTCGGAGAAGTATTGTGGGATATTTTTGGAAATGAAAAAAAAATTGGAGGTGCTCCTCTTAATGTAGCACTGCGAATGAAAGCTTTAGGAGCCGATGTAAATATGATAAGCTGTGTGGGAAATGATATGGATGGTGAGGCAATTATCGCTGAGGTAAAACGACTGGGATTAGATACAGATACGATTTTAAAATCAGACGATTTTCCAACAGGATTGGTATATGTAACTTTAGACGAAAGTAAATCTGCAACTTATGAAATTCTATATCCATCTGCTTGGGATAAAATTATTCCAAATGATACAGCTAGAAAATCTGTTCAAGAGGCAGACGTTTTAATCTACGGAAGTTTAGTCTGCAGAGATGAGGTCTCCAGACAAGCGCTTGAAGAATTATTAATTACGAATGCTTATAAAGTTTTTGATGTTAATTTAAGAAAGCCTAATTATACATATGAGATTCTACAACAATTAATGCAGTCTGCGGATTTTATCAAGTTTAATGATGAAGAAATAACAGAAATCAGCCAGGCTTTAGATTCTCCTTTTCATACTTTAGAAGAAAACATGAATTTTATCTGTTCTTTAACTAATGCAAAAGCAATATGTGTAACGAAAGGTAAAGACGGAGCATTATTGCTATGGGACAAAAATCTTTATTCAAATTCTGGTTATACAGTTAACGTGGCCGACACTGTTGGTGCTGGAGATTCTTTCTTAGGCGCTTTAGTGACTTCTCTTTTAACTGGCAAAGAACCGCAGGAAGCTTTAAATTTTGCTTGTGCTACAGGAGCCTTAGTAGCAGGATCGGATGGTGCAAACCCTGAAATTCCGTTAGTGGCTATTGACGATTTAATAAATAAAAATTAG
- a CDS encoding HAD-IIB family hydrolase, with protein MMKKLRISLINIHGLLKGSGLEIGRDADNGGQTKYIYELAEFLSQHEDVEHVHLFTRLIDDPSLSPEYAVPVEIINEKLDIRRIPFLGKKYKAKEQLWEGLDTFVNGVVQHIKQYNIFPDWLHSHYADAGYAAAELSAILNIPFAHTGHSLGFYKKKKLLESGQIEEDLEKKFKFKARMAAEERTLELSEFIVTSTEQEIETYKAYKNFELGKYHAISPGIDTRKFVPYYFQEGDSEKNMEEIQRKYWVSESISKFLTNPHKPIILALSRPDRHKNLNTLIEVYGKDKELQSIANLVIFAGIRKDIAKMPESEKNVLTDLLLLMDKYDLYGKMAIPKKHDVENEVSIIYRYAAEKRGVFVNLALHENFGLTVIESASSGLPVVVTKNGGPSEIIPVCQNGELVDPQEENQIKKALRNILTDENQWKYYSNNGAINIQKHYSWVSHVNQYVELINENLSLSSGAGIKKQHYPNINISRLKRKIDHLLVSDIDGTLIEPKLANPGLKELKTHLINRTDKMAFAMASGRNLDLVKKVIDEEEFPLPDFIICSVGTEIYYTNGKDYILDKGWAKFLAGRWKRDDIVNRLKDVKWIKLQEEEAQNPYKISYYYEKENYDHEELIRVLGTGWYKVNIIPSHGQFLDFIPKRASKGNAIKFLCRKWSIPLSNVIAAGDSGNDVDMFRGPVKGIIVGNRSAELADYETTKSIYVAKTAASEGILEGLKHYKIIK; from the coding sequence ATGATGAAAAAATTACGAATTTCTCTTATAAATATTCACGGACTCCTAAAAGGTTCTGGTCTCGAAATTGGACGAGATGCTGATAATGGAGGACAAACCAAATACATTTACGAATTAGCAGAATTTTTATCACAACATGAAGATGTAGAGCATGTTCACCTTTTTACAAGATTAATTGACGATCCTTCTCTTTCTCCCGAATACGCTGTTCCAGTTGAAATTATCAATGAAAAATTAGACATCAGACGAATTCCGTTTTTAGGAAAAAAATACAAGGCAAAAGAACAACTTTGGGAAGGTTTGGACACTTTTGTAAATGGCGTTGTACAACATATTAAACAGTACAACATTTTTCCCGACTGGCTGCATTCTCATTATGCCGATGCCGGATATGCTGCTGCAGAATTATCAGCAATTTTAAATATTCCTTTTGCTCATACAGGACATTCATTAGGTTTCTACAAAAAGAAAAAATTATTAGAAAGCGGACAAATTGAGGAAGATCTTGAAAAGAAATTCAAATTTAAAGCAAGAATGGCGGCTGAAGAAAGAACCTTAGAACTTTCAGAATTTATTGTTACTTCAACCGAACAGGAAATTGAAACTTATAAAGCTTATAAAAATTTCGAATTAGGAAAATACCACGCGATTTCTCCGGGAATAGATACTAGAAAGTTTGTTCCGTATTATTTTCAAGAAGGCGATTCTGAAAAAAATATGGAAGAAATACAGCGAAAATACTGGGTTTCAGAAAGCATTTCAAAATTTCTTACCAATCCGCATAAGCCTATTATTCTGGCACTTTCAAGACCTGACCGACACAAAAACTTGAACACTTTAATTGAAGTTTACGGAAAAGATAAGGAACTGCAAAGCATTGCCAATCTGGTAATTTTTGCAGGTATCCGAAAAGATATAGCCAAAATGCCAGAATCGGAAAAAAACGTTTTGACTGACCTGCTTCTGCTAATGGATAAATACGATTTGTATGGAAAAATGGCAATTCCTAAAAAGCATGATGTCGAGAATGAAGTTTCTATTATCTATCGATATGCCGCAGAAAAAAGAGGTGTTTTTGTGAATTTGGCTTTGCATGAAAATTTCGGTTTGACCGTTATTGAATCAGCAAGTTCTGGACTCCCTGTGGTTGTTACCAAAAACGGAGGGCCATCAGAAATTATTCCTGTCTGCCAAAACGGAGAATTAGTAGATCCGCAGGAAGAAAATCAAATTAAAAAAGCGCTTCGAAATATTTTAACAGATGAAAATCAATGGAAATATTATTCTAATAACGGCGCCATCAATATTCAAAAACATTACAGCTGGGTAAGCCACGTCAATCAATATGTTGAATTGATTAATGAAAATTTATCGCTTTCTTCTGGAGCTGGAATTAAAAAACAGCACTATCCTAATATTAATATCAGCCGTTTAAAAAGAAAAATCGATCATTTGTTAGTTTCAGATATCGACGGAACTCTTATTGAACCTAAACTTGCCAATCCTGGTTTAAAGGAATTAAAAACACATCTTATCAATCGTACGGATAAAATGGCTTTTGCAATGGCTTCTGGACGAAATTTAGATTTGGTCAAAAAAGTAATTGACGAAGAAGAATTTCCTCTCCCCGACTTTATTATCTGCTCTGTTGGAACAGAAATTTATTATACCAACGGCAAAGATTATATTCTTGACAAAGGCTGGGCAAAATTTTTAGCTGGACGATGGAAAAGAGATGACATTGTAAACAGATTGAAAGATGTTAAATGGATCAAACTACAGGAAGAAGAAGCTCAGAATCCTTATAAAATTTCTTATTACTATGAAAAGGAAAACTACGATCATGAAGAACTAATCCGCGTTTTAGGAACGGGCTGGTACAAAGTAAATATAATTCCGAGTCACGGTCAGTTTTTGGATTTTATTCCGAAGAGAGCTTCTAAAGGAAATGCAATCAAGTTTTTATGCCGTAAGTGGTCTATTCCGTTGTCAAATGTCATTGCGGCAGGAGATTCAGGAAATGATGTAGATATGTTTAGAGGTCCTGTAAAAGGAATTATTGTTGGAAACAGAAGTGCCGAGCTGGCAGATTACGAGACAACAAAAAGTATTTACGTCGCTAAAACTGCAGCATCTGAAGGGATTTTAGAAGGATTGAAACATTATAAAATCATTAAATAA